From the genome of Phytohabitans rumicis, one region includes:
- a CDS encoding AbiTii domain-containing protein produces MLAMVARRQGLRAQIEAGVLDDTLPVSSLLQKCVLLGGQAGSQKMVDWARQELNGYDPKTVPVYRRLSIGLMAVMTNRAGYNPMHRRISDSVLPPRVREFLREEGTDLDIAVLHGNIGQLEALAGTGKAEHTLIPWWGDIITDLLNKYSVADNTRVQLVYWPVSDSALKGLLVQVRTALAELVAELDALTPQGQDVPDKAAADRAVQFVVTGGQNTITVTSQHTANGTNISNGTAGPVTASGALGTAVGSQSASGAHSSMGGAQTTHGDHATVTGQHASGPQPADGRSWWARLRKRGVIVAFSTVVAAAVAVFTWTEWTPWK; encoded by the coding sequence ATGCTCGCCATGGTCGCCAGGCGTCAGGGCCTTCGTGCGCAGATCGAGGCGGGGGTGCTCGACGACACCCTGCCGGTGTCGTCGCTGCTGCAGAAGTGTGTCCTGCTAGGTGGGCAGGCCGGATCGCAGAAAATGGTCGACTGGGCCCGGCAAGAGCTCAACGGCTACGACCCGAAGACCGTGCCGGTGTACCGTCGCCTGTCCATCGGCCTGATGGCGGTGATGACGAACCGCGCCGGATACAACCCGATGCATCGACGAATCAGCGACTCCGTCCTGCCGCCGAGGGTTCGCGAGTTTTTACGTGAAGAGGGCACCGACCTGGACATCGCCGTACTTCACGGGAACATCGGGCAACTGGAGGCGCTGGCAGGTACGGGCAAGGCCGAGCACACGCTCATCCCCTGGTGGGGTGACATCATCACGGACCTGCTGAATAAGTACAGCGTGGCGGACAACACCCGGGTTCAGTTGGTTTACTGGCCCGTCTCCGACTCGGCGCTCAAGGGCCTGCTCGTCCAGGTCCGCACCGCCTTAGCCGAACTCGTCGCCGAACTCGATGCGCTGACACCACAAGGCCAGGATGTCCCGGACAAAGCAGCCGCCGACCGCGCGGTCCAGTTCGTGGTCACCGGCGGCCAAAACACGATCACCGTAACGTCGCAGCACACAGCCAACGGCACCAACATCTCGAACGGCACCGCCGGACCGGTAACCGCGTCCGGCGCGCTGGGCACCGCCGTAGGTAGCCAAAGCGCTAGCGGCGCGCATTCCAGCATGGGTGGCGCCCAGACCACGCACGGCGATCACGCCACCGTCACCGGACAGCATGCGAGCGGTCCACAGCCGGCGGACGGGCGTAGCTGGTGGGCGAGGCTACGCAAGCGTGGCGTCATCGTCGCCTTCAGCACCGTCGTCGCCGCCGCGGTCGCCGTCTTCACCTGGACCGAGTGGACACCCTGGAAGTAA
- a CDS encoding IS3 family transposase (programmed frameshift), with protein MPAPHPAEFRQRAVQLARTGDKPVAMLAKDLGISESCLRNWMAQADVDDAGGGGAGRLSSAEKKELAELRRRNRQLEVENEILKRAAAYFARENVLPKLAFGLVRELADDGIDVAVACRVLGVSRSGFYEWKDRPVSAREQENEMLLRYIEKIHADPRKKTYGSPRVHAELTLGVGLHVNEKRVARLMRSAGIQGLYYRRRSWCTVRDPQATPSADLVNRQFDVDAPNRLWLTDITEHPTEEGKLYCAAVMDAYSRRIIGYSMADHLRTELVLDALSMAIVRRPPARQETILHSDHGTQYTSWDFGQRLRKTGLLGSMGTVGDCYDNAMMESFWGTLQLEVLDRKKWKTRDELANAIFEWIECWYNPVRRHSSLGMRSPIEFEKLHTPSDHDR; from the exons ATGCCTGCCCCACACCCTGCAGAGTTCCGCCAGCGAGCCGTGCAGTTGGCCCGGACCGGCGACAAACCGGTCGCGATGTTGGCGAAGGATTTGGGTATCAGCGAGTCGTGTCTGCGTAACTGGATGGCCCAGGCCGACGTCGACGACGCCGGCGGCGGCGGTGCGGGTCGGTTGAGCAGTGCGGAGAAGAAGGAGTTGGCCGAGCTGCGCCGCCGTAACCGGCAGCTTGAGGTGGAGAATGAGATTCTCAAGCGGGCGGCTGCTTACTTCGCCCGGGAGAATGTGCTCCCAAAGT TAGCGTTCGGGTTGGTCCGAGAACTCGCCGATGACGGCATCGACGTCGCGGTGGCCTGCCGAGTGCTGGGTGTGTCCCGCTCCGGATTTTACGAATGGAAGGATCGGCCGGTATCGGCGCGGGAGCAGGAGAACGAGATGCTGCTGCGGTACATCGAGAAAATCCACGCTGATCCGCGGAAGAAAACGTACGGGTCGCCCCGGGTACACGCTGAGTTGACCCTCGGCGTGGGCCTGCACGTGAATGAGAAACGGGTGGCCCGGCTGATGCGGTCGGCGGGCATCCAGGGCCTGTACTACCGGCGCCGGTCCTGGTGCACCGTCCGTGACCCGCAGGCCACGCCGTCGGCGGACCTGGTCAACCGACAGTTCGATGTGGACGCGCCGAACCGGTTGTGGCTGACCGACATCACCGAACACCCTACCGAGGAGGGCAAGCTGTACTGCGCCGCGGTCATGGACGCCTACAGTCGGCGGATCATCGGCTACTCCATGGCCGATCATCTTCGTACCGAGCTGGTCCTGGACGCGTTGTCGATGGCGATCGTCCGCCGCCCACCAGCCCGGCAGGAAACGATTCTGCATTCCGATCACGGCACCCAATACACATCATGGGACTTCGGTCAGCGTCTGCGGAAAACCGGTCTGCTCGGCTCGATGGGTACCGTCGGCGACTGCTACGACAACGCCATGATGGAATCCTTCTGGGGAACTCTACAACTAGAGGTACTCGACCGCAAGAAATGGAAGACCCGCGACGAGCTTGCCAACGCTATCTTCGAATGGATAGAATGCTGGTACAACCCGGTAAGACGCCATTCCAGCCTCGGAATGCGCAGTCCCATCGAGTTCGAGAAACTCCACACCCCGTCTGATCACGACCGTTGA
- a CDS encoding tyrosine-type recombinase/integrase, whose product MPADPDRIVTARALLARLGVTVADLQQAERPRTPTMAEYLPRVMAAAGPGARRTYGSYWTRMAQAWGDRPLDAVAASDIEALQHEIIAGACSRRTSRGGRHAGEHVIAAARAVYTRAIADGLIDPGASPAHRVVKPRRLPSTRRALTPSELEEINLAARCTGNDVILDALLLRLHTETACRRGGALGLRLVDLDVDRGLVRLREKGGTQRWQPITLDLATSLADHAACRGAVLPTDGLLRFRNGSALTSRRYDHLWHRLGQQIPWVAAQGVSTHWLRHTTLTWVERHFGYGVARAYAGHTDRKGPATTTYIKADLQAVATALAAMTGQPHPL is encoded by the coding sequence ATGCCGGCTGACCCGGACCGCATCGTTACCGCGCGGGCGCTGCTGGCCCGGCTCGGCGTCACCGTCGCCGACCTGCAGCAAGCCGAGCGACCACGGACGCCGACCATGGCCGAGTACCTGCCCCGCGTGATGGCGGCCGCCGGCCCGGGCGCGCGACGCACCTACGGCTCCTACTGGACGCGGATGGCGCAGGCGTGGGGCGACCGACCCCTCGATGCGGTCGCGGCCAGCGACATCGAGGCCCTACAACACGAGATCATCGCCGGCGCCTGCTCCCGGCGGACGAGCCGTGGTGGCCGGCACGCCGGCGAGCACGTGATAGCCGCCGCCCGGGCGGTCTACACCCGGGCCATCGCCGACGGCCTGATCGACCCAGGCGCGAGCCCGGCGCATCGGGTGGTCAAGCCACGCCGGCTACCGAGCACGCGGCGGGCACTGACCCCGAGCGAATTGGAGGAGATCAACCTCGCCGCCCGGTGCACCGGCAACGACGTCATCCTCGACGCACTGCTGCTACGGCTGCACACCGAGACCGCCTGCCGCCGCGGCGGGGCGCTCGGCCTGCGCCTGGTGGACCTGGACGTGGATCGCGGGCTGGTGCGGCTGCGGGAGAAGGGCGGCACCCAACGTTGGCAGCCCATCACCCTCGACCTGGCCACCAGCCTGGCCGACCACGCGGCCTGTCGCGGCGCCGTATTGCCCACCGACGGCTTGCTGCGGTTCCGCAACGGGAGTGCGTTGACCAGCCGCCGCTACGACCACCTCTGGCACCGCCTCGGCCAGCAAATACCGTGGGTCGCCGCCCAAGGCGTCTCCACCCACTGGCTACGTCACACCACCCTGACCTGGGTCGAGCGGCACTTCGGCTACGGCGTCGCCCGCGCCTACGCCGGCCACACCGACCGAAAAGGCCCAGCAACCACCACCTACATCAAGGCCGACCTACAAGCAGTCGCCACCGCCCTGGCGGCAATGACCGGGCAACCACATCCCCTCTGA
- a CDS encoding DUF262 domain-containing protein, whose translation MSGIVTSYVGLFRPRSDEVATIERIEIPLIQRDYAQGRVDEAVADIRSDFLDVLLGAAVGENRVGLDFVYGDVQGGTLRPLDGQQRLTTLFLLHWYLAFRTGRLEAGLDWTRFSYATRASARLFCERLAENPPPCAVGTPAAWIKDQFWYLHVWRHDPTIQSMLVMIDAIDSRFRGLDMEAAWLRLTDEADPAISFHLLPIEEMGAGDELYIKMNSRGKPLTPFENFKARFEKALEGSPRAAEFAECVDGTWSDVFWAYRGTDDIVDDELIRYFTFVTQIAEWQNGTISRERLETRAEEVFGPGRPNGPQNLDFLFDAFNAWRDMDVATFFADLLTTSASQSGEKVLLFGSKSIDHFRACCESYAFGGSRMFGWAETLTLYAVLIHRIHQTDDFPRRLRVLRNLLEASGNELRLENMPALVREVTTLVRGASPEEALAGLSTFNEAQIEDEKAKAAFLTAHPELTGVVFALEDHRLLRGSLVAIDLNADRLAARAASFTKVMADRSLWPALTGALLANGDYSRHPNPRSFRFGSPEDDLWWRGLLTGTRRSNLSRTSKVLAELLDAISEADGDLRDVLREIRQQWIDDQDAFDWQYYLVKYDAMRSGKSGIYFTVGGAMGFQLCMLNKTQLNSWYRDPFLLAVQRATDKKEAVEDPWFMGYETAARWMDLRSSNTRVRCVKQGFQLMPPPGVADREAFDAVCEALGIGKDHLLRIPQVQREGRPFDTEDRVERGAKLLTELIAAGL comes from the coding sequence ATGAGCGGCATCGTCACGAGCTACGTCGGTCTCTTCCGTCCTCGCAGTGACGAGGTCGCCACCATCGAACGTATCGAGATCCCATTGATCCAACGGGACTACGCCCAAGGGCGGGTGGACGAGGCGGTCGCCGACATACGATCAGATTTCCTGGATGTCCTGCTCGGGGCGGCCGTCGGGGAAAACCGAGTGGGATTGGACTTCGTCTACGGCGACGTCCAGGGCGGAACACTGCGGCCGTTGGACGGTCAGCAGCGGCTCACGACGCTGTTCCTGCTCCACTGGTACCTCGCATTTCGAACGGGTCGGCTCGAGGCCGGGCTGGACTGGACCCGCTTCTCGTACGCGACCAGGGCCAGCGCGAGGCTCTTCTGTGAACGGCTCGCCGAGAACCCGCCGCCGTGCGCGGTGGGGACACCGGCCGCCTGGATCAAGGATCAGTTCTGGTACCTGCACGTGTGGCGGCACGATCCGACGATTCAGTCCATGCTCGTCATGATCGACGCCATCGACAGCCGCTTCCGGGGCCTCGACATGGAAGCGGCGTGGTTGCGGCTAACCGACGAGGCTGACCCCGCGATCTCGTTTCACCTGCTCCCGATCGAGGAGATGGGGGCGGGCGACGAGCTCTACATCAAGATGAACTCGCGTGGTAAACCGCTCACGCCGTTCGAGAACTTCAAGGCGAGGTTCGAGAAAGCCCTGGAAGGCTCGCCACGTGCGGCGGAGTTCGCCGAGTGTGTCGACGGTACCTGGTCCGATGTCTTCTGGGCCTACCGCGGCACGGACGACATCGTCGACGACGAACTCATCCGCTACTTCACCTTCGTCACACAGATCGCCGAGTGGCAGAACGGAACGATTTCCCGGGAACGGCTGGAGACACGAGCGGAGGAAGTCTTCGGCCCCGGCAGGCCGAACGGACCGCAGAACCTCGACTTCCTTTTCGACGCGTTCAACGCGTGGCGGGACATGGACGTCGCCACCTTCTTCGCCGATCTCCTCACGACCAGCGCCTCGCAGAGCGGGGAGAAGGTCCTGCTGTTCGGCTCCAAATCGATCGATCACTTCCGAGCTTGTTGCGAGAGCTACGCCTTCGGCGGGAGCCGCATGTTCGGCTGGGCGGAGACGCTCACGCTCTACGCCGTTCTCATCCACCGCATCCACCAGACCGACGACTTTCCCCGCCGACTCCGCGTGCTGCGCAACCTGCTCGAAGCTTCGGGCAACGAGCTTCGCCTGGAGAACATGCCCGCGCTCGTCCGGGAGGTCACGACCCTCGTGCGGGGCGCCTCACCGGAGGAGGCGTTGGCAGGTCTGTCAACGTTCAACGAAGCTCAGATCGAGGATGAAAAAGCGAAGGCCGCGTTTCTGACGGCGCATCCCGAGCTGACCGGCGTCGTGTTCGCCCTTGAAGATCACCGGCTTCTACGCGGATCCCTCGTCGCCATCGATCTCAACGCCGATCGACTTGCCGCACGTGCAGCGTCCTTCACGAAGGTCATGGCGGATCGGAGTCTCTGGCCGGCCTTGACAGGTGCCCTACTGGCGAATGGCGACTACTCCCGGCACCCGAATCCCCGTTCCTTCAGATTCGGATCCCCTGAGGATGATCTCTGGTGGCGCGGTCTGCTCACTGGCACGAGACGCTCGAACCTGAGCCGCACGTCGAAGGTTCTTGCCGAACTGCTCGACGCCATCTCCGAGGCGGACGGAGACCTGCGCGACGTGCTGCGGGAGATCCGCCAACAGTGGATCGACGACCAGGACGCCTTCGACTGGCAGTATTACCTCGTGAAGTACGACGCCATGCGCTCGGGCAAGTCCGGGATCTACTTCACCGTTGGCGGGGCGATGGGCTTCCAGCTGTGCATGCTGAACAAGACTCAGTTGAACAGCTGGTATCGCGACCCATTCCTGCTAGCTGTTCAGAGAGCAACCGATAAGAAGGAAGCTGTCGAGGATCCGTGGTTCATGGGATACGAAACCGCCGCGCGATGGATGGACCTACGTTCCAGTAACACGAGGGTCAGATGCGTCAAACAGGGCTTCCAGCTCATGCCGCCGCCCGGCGTGGCAGATCGAGAAGCCTTCGACGCCGTTTGCGAGGCTTTAGGAATCGGGAAGGACCACTTACTTCGGATCCCGCAAGTACAACGCGAGGGCCGGCCGTTCGACACCGAGGACCGCGTTGAGCGCGGTGCCAAGCTACTCACGGAACTCATCGCTGCCGGGCTGTGA
- a CDS encoding AlbA family DNA-binding domain-containing protein produces the protein MKLTWTAHDPSEFDEDIVIPEPGSIVLTDSDELLVEVEIPIDGRDPFEPFPELQRILSSWSSERGVELVALEGQLSNPYLWSGYFRLPTRGRTIGDVQEFALQAHGISAAFVDNSMSVDLLVTVLESGLAAVLVGIQESEFFECKRQLRLTDERSMFDFARDVAAFANSGARGLLVVGLETKSRREGDFVVALHPVPDATRLARLARRTIDRLIFPPIDDLQVKTAQAGSAGAYLVYCIIPEQAAELKPFMVAGAFMDGKIDGSIISIPRRRNDETLHLSPASIHSFLAAGYALFRRNG, from the coding sequence ATGAAGTTGACGTGGACCGCTCATGACCCTTCAGAATTCGACGAGGACATTGTAATTCCCGAACCTGGTTCTATAGTGCTGACCGACAGCGACGAACTGCTGGTTGAAGTCGAGATTCCCATCGATGGGCGAGATCCGTTTGAGCCGTTTCCCGAGCTACAGAGAATCCTCTCATCATGGAGTAGTGAACGCGGCGTTGAGCTAGTGGCTTTAGAGGGCCAACTGTCGAACCCATATCTTTGGTCTGGATACTTTCGACTCCCTACACGAGGTCGCACGATAGGCGACGTCCAAGAATTTGCCCTTCAGGCGCACGGCATTAGTGCGGCGTTCGTTGACAACTCCATGAGCGTCGACCTCCTAGTCACCGTACTGGAGTCGGGTCTAGCTGCGGTCTTGGTAGGCATCCAGGAATCCGAGTTTTTCGAGTGCAAGAGGCAGCTTCGCCTAACAGACGAACGCAGCATGTTCGATTTTGCAAGAGATGTCGCCGCTTTCGCCAACAGTGGTGCCCGTGGCCTACTTGTCGTAGGACTTGAGACTAAGTCGAGGCGCGAGGGAGACTTTGTCGTCGCTCTGCACCCTGTGCCCGACGCGACGCGTCTCGCACGTCTAGCACGTCGTACGATCGACAGGCTCATCTTTCCGCCGATTGATGATTTACAAGTCAAGACCGCCCAGGCAGGGTCGGCTGGAGCTTACCTAGTCTACTGCATAATTCCAGAGCAAGCAGCGGAACTAAAGCCATTCATGGTTGCTGGCGCCTTCATGGACGGAAAGATTGACGGATCAATTATTAGCATTCCTCGGCGCAGAAATGACGAAACACTACACCTGAGCCCGGCGTCAATTCATTCCTTTCTCGCGGCGGGATACGCCCTATTCCGCAGGAATGGGTAA
- the fxsT gene encoding FxSxx-COOH system tetratricopeptide repeat protein: MPIPVPWSDYSADQVEQLMAALLTRLMPEAQRVDGSGGDGGVDVRVPAVGGLHIYEIKRFAERLKPGQRQQIQKSLLRAVRTQPRMVAWTLVVPLDPTPTELEWFESHLQGLSPVPITWMGRTTIETHLSAHDDLLRTFAPGSVETRALDRAVEALGRQMGDRPLTAPQRVGVVPAPATSFQERREIFEDFPLGETVVLSGLGGVGKTQLAADFIRGHQTDATVVVWATASSRDLVLATYAEAARVVLGPQDSVQQAADRLLAWLATTEDIWLVVLDDVQTPADLRGLWPQGSSGRVVVTTRRRDAALAGHRRRTVDVDVFSVEQAARYLRSALREQHPLGDDIDGVATDLQGLPLALAQAAAFMLDRQLRCSEYRRRFADRRRRLSELLPEPEALPDEHRDTVATTWSLSIDAANRLAPVGMARPLMELLSVLEPESISAGLVADGAARNWLSYAIWSAAGSTGDIGAVDIDTIRDGLRTLYRLSLLRQDDDIVRVHALVQRVTREGLDGERRSSVIWAAADALLGYWLRGGHSGELTLTMRANVDALRRHDQGELIAGGHKVLILAGTRQGEAGDPRGAAEYFDNLLAMSAQQLGPDHPDVLELRGHAARWRANAGDPTRAISIHEELVKDFARDKGPDDVGTIVARANLAVCRAQAGALADGIHEMEQVLADCERLLGAHNRHTFDARSLLAGMYGEAGVSEAALAMFAQVAVDRLDALGPDHRETLAAQGAHARWLIEFGDPRAAIVILRRLLDARTQRLGPDHPDTLATRGNLANALGKSGDVRHAADDFDALLADCVRVMGPNHPETLTVRNNHLLYNSADMDPDEAANAWVDLIDDSTRIHGRLAPETLTSMHNFGEWLALAGHLDQAAGWLQVALTRRAEVLGAEHPHTLATGAFLAQTRDAMTRRTPSVTDG, translated from the coding sequence ATGCCGATTCCCGTTCCGTGGTCGGATTACAGCGCTGACCAGGTAGAACAACTCATGGCCGCGTTGCTGACGCGGTTGATGCCTGAGGCACAGCGTGTCGACGGCAGTGGCGGCGACGGTGGCGTGGATGTACGGGTGCCGGCCGTTGGCGGACTGCACATCTATGAGATCAAGCGTTTCGCCGAACGGCTCAAGCCCGGTCAGCGACAACAGATCCAGAAGTCGCTGCTAAGGGCTGTTCGCACTCAGCCCAGGATGGTGGCGTGGACGCTGGTCGTGCCACTCGACCCGACGCCCACCGAACTGGAATGGTTCGAGTCGCACCTGCAAGGCCTGTCGCCCGTGCCCATCACATGGATGGGCCGCACTACTATCGAGACCCACCTGAGCGCACACGACGACCTGCTGCGTACGTTCGCTCCGGGCTCGGTCGAGACTCGGGCGCTGGATCGGGCGGTCGAAGCGTTAGGCCGACAGATGGGCGACCGCCCGCTCACAGCCCCGCAACGTGTGGGCGTCGTTCCTGCACCAGCGACGTCGTTCCAGGAGCGCCGGGAGATTTTTGAGGATTTTCCGCTTGGTGAGACGGTTGTCTTAAGCGGTCTCGGCGGCGTCGGCAAGACACAACTCGCAGCTGACTTCATCCGCGGCCACCAGACGGACGCCACAGTGGTCGTCTGGGCAACGGCATCGTCTCGGGACTTGGTTTTGGCGACCTATGCCGAAGCGGCTCGGGTAGTACTTGGTCCGCAGGACAGCGTCCAGCAGGCGGCCGACCGGCTTCTCGCTTGGCTCGCGACCACAGAGGACATCTGGCTGGTCGTTCTCGACGACGTACAAACACCTGCTGACCTACGCGGACTCTGGCCGCAGGGATCTTCCGGAAGAGTCGTCGTCACGACGAGACGCCGAGACGCGGCCCTTGCCGGACATCGGCGCCGTACCGTCGACGTCGATGTCTTCAGTGTCGAACAGGCCGCCCGCTACCTGCGGTCGGCACTTCGGGAACAGCACCCACTTGGCGACGACATCGACGGTGTCGCGACTGACCTTCAGGGCTTGCCTCTCGCGCTCGCCCAGGCGGCGGCGTTCATGCTGGACCGGCAGCTACGGTGTAGCGAGTACCGGCGCCGGTTTGCGGACCGACGCAGGCGCCTGAGCGAGCTACTGCCCGAACCAGAAGCCCTGCCGGACGAGCACCGCGACACCGTTGCAACGACGTGGTCACTCTCGATCGACGCCGCGAACCGGCTCGCGCCTGTCGGGATGGCTCGGCCGCTCATGGAGTTGCTCAGTGTTCTGGAACCTGAAAGCATCTCGGCCGGTCTCGTGGCCGACGGCGCCGCCCGGAACTGGCTATCGTACGCGATTTGGTCGGCAGCCGGCTCGACCGGTGACATCGGCGCAGTCGATATCGACACGATCCGTGACGGGCTGCGAACGCTATACAGACTCAGCTTGCTGCGTCAGGACGACGATATCGTCCGAGTGCATGCCCTCGTCCAGAGAGTCACACGCGAAGGACTCGACGGCGAACGGCGCTCATCGGTCATTTGGGCGGCCGCTGACGCGTTACTTGGGTACTGGCTCCGAGGAGGCCATTCGGGAGAACTCACCCTGACGATGCGGGCCAACGTCGACGCCCTGCGCCGTCATGACCAGGGCGAACTCATTGCAGGCGGGCATAAAGTATTGATCCTCGCCGGCACTCGCCAAGGCGAGGCCGGTGATCCGCGGGGCGCCGCCGAGTACTTCGACAACCTGCTCGCCATGTCGGCGCAGCAACTCGGACCCGACCACCCGGATGTTCTGGAACTCCGGGGCCATGCCGCTCGTTGGCGAGCGAACGCCGGCGACCCCACTAGAGCTATTTCCATCCATGAAGAACTAGTCAAGGACTTCGCACGCGACAAGGGACCCGATGACGTCGGCACTATCGTTGCTCGCGCCAATCTCGCTGTGTGCCGTGCCCAGGCGGGCGCCTTGGCCGACGGCATTCACGAGATGGAGCAGGTACTGGCGGACTGCGAACGGCTACTCGGAGCGCACAACAGGCACACCTTTGATGCGCGTTCCCTACTCGCCGGAATGTACGGCGAGGCCGGGGTGAGCGAGGCCGCCCTCGCGATGTTCGCCCAAGTGGCCGTCGACCGGCTCGACGCACTCGGCCCTGACCACCGGGAGACCCTCGCCGCCCAAGGAGCGCACGCTCGCTGGCTCATCGAGTTCGGCGACCCAAGGGCAGCCATCGTAATCCTGCGGCGCCTTCTCGATGCACGCACGCAGCGGCTCGGCCCCGACCATCCGGACACACTGGCGACCCGCGGAAACCTCGCAAACGCGCTGGGAAAGTCTGGCGACGTTCGGCACGCGGCCGACGACTTCGACGCGCTGCTCGCCGACTGCGTGCGAGTCATGGGCCCCAACCACCCTGAGACATTGACTGTTCGTAACAACCACCTGCTCTACAACTCCGCCGACATGGACCCAGACGAGGCGGCGAACGCCTGGGTGGACCTCATCGACGACAGCACGCGTATTCACGGCCGGCTGGCCCCGGAAACCCTGACCAGCATGCACAACTTTGGCGAGTGGCTCGCCCTCGCTGGACACCTCGACCAAGCCGCCGGATGGCTGCAAGTCGCGCTCACCAGACGGGCCGAGGTCCTCGGCGCGGAACATCCGCATACGTTGGCCACCGGCGCGTTCCTGGCTCAAACGCGAGACGCGATGACCCGCCGGACACCCAGCGTCACGGACGGGTAA